CATATAGTCCCGAAATGTCATGCGTTGCACGATCTCCCCCTCAAAGGAAACAGGTCTGGTCTGCCATGATGATTATCCGTCTTTTTCTCCTGATTCTTTTTATTCCCATCCTAGCCCTTGTCTTGCGCCGGATCGGAAAAACATTCCAGATCCGCCCGATCCCTTCCGAACCTCTGAAAACCGTCCGTGACCCGATTTGCCAGACATTTCTGGATCCCTCATCTCCCCTGGTCCTCTCCGAAACGGAAGAAAACTCTACCGGACGGGTCTATTTCTGCAGTGTTCAGTGCCAGTCCAAATATCACCTTTTGCACGAAAAACCTTCCTGACCTGATGACAGCCCCTCCCGATCTCCAGACGTTTCGCTCCGATCTCATTCCGCGTCTCCACACTCTCCTTGAGGAACTGCAACCCTTCGCTCTTTTTGAATCCAGTGACAATCCGCTTCCTCCCCCTCCGAGTGAACAACCTGAATTTCTCCTTGCCGTTGGAAAGGCCTCCAAGGGGATGGCAGAAGCTTTGGCAGAAAAACGCTCGATTCCTCCGGACAGAGTTCTGGTGATCCTTCCTTCCGGTTATTCATGCCCTGAACGGTATGGATGGAAAACCGGCAATCATCCGGACCCGGGAGAAGACAGCCTGATCGCTGCAAAAGCAGCGCTGGATTTTGTGGAGAACATCCCCCCGGGGGGTGTTCTTCTTTTTGCGCTTTCTGGCGGCACGTCAAGTCTGCTTTGTAAGCCGGCCCATGGGATCTCTCTGACCCAGAAAAAAAATCTGATCAGCTTGCTGATGCGAAAGGGAGCGCCCATTCATATCCTGAATACGGTCAGAATTCATCTTTCCTTGATCAAGGGGGGAGAGCTCCTGAGAAATTTCCGGGGGCAACATGTGCATACCGTTCTTCTTTCCGATGTACCCTGTCAGTCCGCCGGAATTGTCGGATCCGGCCCGACTGTGTTTTTTCAGAGAAACGGAAAAAAAACACTCTCCATTTTGGAGAAATGGCTGGACCCCGAAGACATTCCGGATTGCGTGAGACAGCATTTGGACACTCTCCCTGCTCTCTCACCTCCTCCACTGTCCATGGAACCTCTTCATGTCCTGGGGGATTCCGGGGTGGTTCTCAAAAAAGCCTCCGAAGTGTTGTCTTTTTCAGGTCACCGGATTCACTGTCTCACGCATTGCCTGACCGGAGAGTCCCGCGCCCAGGGTGAAAAAATAGGGTCTCACATCCGCAACGTCGCGGAAAGGGAACCGGGAAACCATCTTTTTCTGGCCTCCGGCGAATGCACTGTGACACTTGGAAAAACGCACGGGCACGGCGGTCGCACGCTGGAACTTGGTATCGCTTGCGGTCTCTCGCTGAAAAAATACAAGACCATTGTCGGCGCTCTCGCAACCGATGGCATGGATGGAAATTCGGGTTATTCCGGGGTTCTTCTGGAAAGTTCTCTCTTCCGTCAAAAGGAAAAGGAAAAAAAAGCACTTCTCTGTCTCGAAACACACAACACGGCTTCCCTTGTTCACGAAGAAGAGATTGGACTGTCCTTCGGTCCAAGCGGCACGAATCTGAACGATCTTCTGTTCGTTTACCTTTTCCCGTCCATGGAGGACTTGCGAACATGAAAAACATTCTTCTGTTGTTGTTTCTTCCTGTCTCATACTTTGTTTTCCTGCCACTCTCCTTTGCCCACGCACAAGACGAATATCCCGTCGCATACTGGGGACAAAAGCATGTTCAGGAAGCGTTGCTTCTCCACCGGAATCTCTCTCCCGGGGATTTTCTTGTTTCCTGCCGGAAAGCAAAGCTTTACCGCTCTTCGTCTCACCCTCTGTCCGGCAACCTTAAAGCAGCCTGGAACGACTTTTCGCGCAGAAAAACCCGTTTAAGATATTGTCAGTCCCAACCTGGAAGAACATGGTACCTTCTCGGTGAAGCCCCCTATTTTATGCTGCCCGAAAATCCGGGATCCCAC
The sequence above is drawn from the Leptospirillum ferriphilum ML-04 genome and encodes:
- a CDS encoding glycerate kinase type-2 family protein; the encoded protein is MTAPPDLQTFRSDLIPRLHTLLEELQPFALFESSDNPLPPPPSEQPEFLLAVGKASKGMAEALAEKRSIPPDRVLVILPSGYSCPERYGWKTGNHPDPGEDSLIAAKAALDFVENIPPGGVLLFALSGGTSSLLCKPAHGISLTQKKNLISLLMRKGAPIHILNTVRIHLSLIKGGELLRNFRGQHVHTVLLSDVPCQSAGIVGSGPTVFFQRNGKKTLSILEKWLDPEDIPDCVRQHLDTLPALSPPPLSMEPLHVLGDSGVVLKKASEVLSFSGHRIHCLTHCLTGESRAQGEKIGSHIRNVAEREPGNHLFLASGECTVTLGKTHGHGGRTLELGIACGLSLKKYKTIVGALATDGMDGNSGYSGVLLESSLFRQKEKEKKALLCLETHNTASLVHEEEIGLSFGPSGTNLNDLLFVYLFPSMEDLRT